GCCGCCGGGACTCACGGGTTACGACACCTGGGTCCGCCACTTCGACACGTTGAGCGAGGCCGACCGCGTCCGGATCGCCGCCGAAGTGGCGCAGTGGCGCGACGTGCCGCTGATCTCGGTGGTGATGCCGGTCTACAATCCGGGGCCCAAGGTGCTGGAGGAGGCTCTGCGCTCGGTCCGCGCGCAGCTCTACCCGCATTGGGAATTGTGCATCGCCGACGACGCCTCGACCGATCCGGCGGTGCCGCGCCTGCTCGCCCGGGCGGCGGCCGAGGATCCCCGCATCCGGGTCGAGCGCCGGCCCGAGAACGGCCACATCGCGGCCGCCACCAACACGGCGCTGGGGCTGGCGCGGGGCGCCTACGTCGCCTTCATGGACCACGACGACGTGCTGCCGGCCCACGCCCTCTACGAAGTGGCGAAGGCGATCCGGCGCGAGCCGGACCTCGACCTGATCTACAGCGACGAGGACAAGATCGACGCCGAGGGGCGGCGCTTCGAGCCCCACTTCAAGGGCGACTGGAACCCCGAGCTCCTCTACGGCCAGAACTACCTCAACCACCTGACGGTGGTGCGCCGCAGCCTGGTCGAGGCGGTGGGGGCCTTGCGCCCCGGCTTCGAGGGCAGCCAGGACCACGACCTGCTCCTGCGCCTGAGCGACCGGCTCGATCCTGCCCGGGTGCGCCACCTGCCGGTGATCCTCTATCATTGGCGCACCGCGATCGGTTCCGGCACCTTCTCGGATGCGTTCCTCGCCCGGGCCGAGGCGGCGCGGCTGCGGGCGCTGGAGGAGCTGGTGGCGCGGCGCGGCTGGCCGCACCGGGTCGAGCGCGGCCCGCTCGGCTTCAACCGGCTGGTGCGCGCCCTGCCCGATCCGGCCCCCCGCGTCTCGGTGGTGATCCCGACGAAGGACCGGGCCGAGTTGCTGCGCGTGGTCCTCGACGGGTTGCTGACGAAGACCGATTATCCCGACATCGAGGTCGTGGTGGTCGACAACGGCAGCACCGAGCCCTCGGCCACGGCGCTGCTCCGGAAGGCCGCGACCGACGGGCGGGTGCGGGTCCTGGCGCGCCCCGGCCCGTTCAACTTCTCGGGGCTGTCGAACGACGGCGCCGCAGTTGCGAGCGGGCCGCTGCTCCTGTTCCTCAACAACGACATCGAGGTGCGCGAACCGGGCTGGATGACCGAGATGGCCTCGATCGCGGTCGAGGCCGGGGTCGGCGCGGTCGGCGCCAAGCTGTCCTATCCGGACGGGACCCTCCAGCATGGCGGCGTGGTCCTGGGCGTGGGTGGCGTGGCCGGCCACAGCCACCCGGATATCGGGCCCGACGATCCGGGCTATTTCGGCCGCATGGTGATCGCCCAGGAGGTCTCGGCGGTGACCGGCGCCTGCCTGATGATGCGGCGGGAGGTGTTCGAGGCGGTCGGCCGCTTCGATGCCGAGCGCCTCGCCGTGGCCTTCAACGACATCGATCTGTGCCTGCGGGTGCGCAAGGCCGGCTACCGCGTGATCTGGACGCCGCACGCCGCCCTGACGCACCACGAATCGAAGAGCCGCGGCAAGGAGGACACGCCCGAGAAGCGCGCCCGCTTCGAGGCCGAGGTCGCCACCATGACCGAGCGCTGGGGGCCCGAACTGCGCAACGACCCCTATTATAACCCCAACCTCGCCCGGGCGAAGGCGCTGTTCCGGCTCTGGTGACCGCCCGGCCGTTGCTCGTTTTGCACTGCAACGCTACAGCGGTGCCCGCGGGCGCCGGGCCGCGCGGCTGCCGGGAGGACGTGAGATGCGCGTTGCGATGGTGGGAGCGGGCTATGTCGGCCTGGTCTCGGGGGCGTGCTTCGCGGATTTCGGCCATACGGTCGTGTGCGTCGACACCGCGCCGGAGAAGATTACCGCCCTGAAGGACGGCCGCATCCCGATCTACGAGCCTGGGCTCGACGCTCTGGTGGCCGAGAACGTCCGCCAGGAGCGCCTGACCTTCACCACGAACCTCGCCGAGGCGGTGGCCGGGGCCGATGCGGTGTTCATCGCCGTCGGCACGCCGTCGCGCCGCGGCGACGGCTTTGCCGATCTCTCCTACGTCTATCAGGCGGCGCGCGACATCGCCGGGGCGGTCACCGGGCCGACCGTCGTCGTCACCAAGTCCACCGTGCCGGTCGGCACCGGCGACGAGGTCGAGCGCATCGTCCGCGAGGCCCGGCCGGACATCGCCATCGCGGTCGCCTCGAATCCGGAATTCCTGCGCGAGGGCGCGGCGATCTCCGACTTCAAGCGCCCCGACCGTATCGTCATCGGCGCCGACGACCCGAACGCCGCGGCGGTGGTGAGCGAGCTCTACCGCCCGCTCTACCTCAACCACGCCCCGATCCTGGTGACGAGCCGGCGCACCGCCGAGCTGACCAAGTACGCGGCCAACGCCTTCCTCGCCACCAAGATCACCTTCATCAACGAGATCGCGGATCTCTGCGAGCAGGTCGGCGCCGACGTGCAGGAGGTCGCCCGCGGCATCGGGCTCGACAACCGCATCGGCCGCAAGTTCCTGCATGCCGGTCCCGGCTACGGCGGCTCGTGCTTCCCGAAGGACACGCTGGCACTGGTCAAGACCGCGCAGGATGCAGGCAGCCCGGTGCGGCTCGTCGAGACGGTGGTGGCGGTCAACGACAGCCGCAAGCGCGCCATGGCCCGCAAGGTCGTGGCGGCTTGCGGCGGATCGGTGCGGGGAAAGCGGATCGCGGTGCTCGGCCTCACCTTCAAGCCGAACACCGACGACATGCGCGAGGCGCCGTCCCTGTCGATCATCACCGGCCTGCAGGATGCCGGCGCCAGGATCGTGGCCTACGACCCGGAGGGCGTGGAGCAGTCCCGCCCGCTGCTGGCCGAGGTCGAGTACGCCGCCGATCCTTACGCCTGCGCGGCCGGGGCGCACGCTCTCGTGATCGTGACCGAATGGGACGCGTTCCGGGCCCTCGATCTCAAGCGCTTGCACGGCGCAATGGCCGAGCCGGTGCTGGTCGACCTGCGCAACGTCTATCGGCCCGAGGATGCCCGCCGGCACGGCTTCACCTATGCCAGCGTCGGCCGGCCCTGACCTGCGAGTTGAGCCCGGGATGGCGCAGCGTTTCCGTCGCGGTCATCAGACGGCGTGCTACGCCGTCGAGAGTTTTTCCGATACCCGTTCCACCGATCGCCGGGAGCCCGCCGATGCAGACCTTCTTCGTCGAGATCAAGTGCCGCCTGGGCAAGACCTATACCGTGGCTAGCGCTCTGGCCGATCGCGAGATCGCTTCCGAGATCTATTCCACCGCTGGTCATTACGACGTCCTGGCCAAGTTCCACGTCGATGACGGGGTGGATATCGGGCATTTCGTGGCCGAGCATGTGCAGACCATCGCGGATATCCAGGATACCCGCACCATCATCACCTTCAAGGCATTCTGACCGCAACCGCTGGAGCATTGTCCGACGGAGCGGAGACCGGTTCGTCGCGGAAAATGCGGAAAAATCAAAGACCTGGAGCACGGCCCGATTGCGACGCGATCGGGCCGTGCTCGAGCGCGGGCGGTGCCCGCGCCGGTCTGCCCCAATGCGACCCGATTCATCGGGTCTAACGCATCTGGCGCGCCCCGGTCCGGCCCGGGTCGCGTCAAGCTCGATCGGATGGTGTGCGGGGTCTGGCAAATCTTCTCAATGACAGTGTTGTGTCGCGTGTAAGGGCTTTGTGCCTGGTCGTGCGGCAGGACTTTGACTGATGAAGGGATGTCACACTTGGACCAAGTCTTGCTTCTTCGGGATGGCCCGCGCCGTTCCGGGGTTGGCGCGGCGCGGCCCTCATACTATGGGTTGGGTTGAATGCCCGGGTGCGGCGCCGCCGCGTCCGGTCCTCCGTAAATGAGCGTGTAGCGAATCGAACGTGACACAGCGTCCTGACATCGCGATCATCGGTCGGGCCTGCCGGCTTCCGGGCGCCTCCGGCGTCGACAGCCTCTGGCAGATGCTCATCGAGGGACGGTGCGCCGTCTCGCGCATCCCGGAGGACCGGTGGTCCCTGGAGCGCATGGGCCACCCCCGGGCGCAGGAGCGCGGCAAGAGCTACACCTGGGCTGCGGGCGTCATCGACGATCCGTGGTCGTTCGACCCGTCCGTGTTCGGCATCTCCCCTCGCGAGGCCGAGCAGATGGACCCGCAGCAGCGCCTGCTGCTGGAACTGACCTGGGAAGCCCTGGAGAGCGCGGGCCTGCGGCCGTCGGCGGTGGCCGGCAGCCCGATCGGCGTGTTCGTGGGCGCGTCCTCGCTCGATTACGGCAACCTGCGCGTGCTCGACACCGCCTCGGGCGACGCCTACGCGGCGACCGGCAACACGCTGTCGATCCTGTCGAACCGCATCTCCTACATCTTCGACCTGAAGGGGCCGAGCTTCACCCTCGACACCGCCTGCTCGTCGTCCCTCGTCGCGCTGGACGCCGCGGTCGCGGCGATCGCCTCGGGGCGGATCGACACGGCGGTGGTGGCCGGCGTCAACCTGCTGGTCAGCCCGTTCAACTTCGTGTCGTTCTCCAACGCCTCGATGCTGTCGCGCACCGGCCTGTGCCAGGCCTTCTCGGCCAGCGCCGACGGCTACGTGCGCGCCGAAGGCGGCGTCGTCCTGGTGCTGCAATCAGCCGCCGCCGCCGCCCGCAACGGGTCGACGGTGCGCGGCGTGATCGCCGCCTCGAAGGTCAATTCGGACGGGCGCACCACCGGCATTTCCCTGCCGTCGGGCTACGCACAAGGAGCCCTGCTGGAGGAGATCTACCGCGAGGCCGGGGTCGCCCTCGACGCGATCACCTTCATGGAGGCGCACGGCACCGGCACTCCCGTCGGCGACCCGATCGAGGCCGGCGCCATCGGCGGCAAGCTCGGCCGCGGCCGCGCGACGCCCCTGCCGATCGGCTCGATCAAGACCAATATCGGCCATACCGAGCCGGTCTCCGGCCTCGCCGGCCTGCTCAAGGCCAGCCTGGCGCTGGAGCACGACCTGCTGCCGCCCTCGCTGCACAGCGCCGAGCTCAACCCGGCGATCCCGTTCGACGAGCTGAACCTCGCGGTCAACCGTACGCTGCTGCCCCTGCCCCGTACCGGCCAGGCGCGCTTTGCCGGCGTCAACTCGTTCGGCTTCGGCGGCACAAACGCCCACGTCATCCTGACCGACCCGGCGCCGGTCGCGGTCGCCGCGGCCTCGGCGCAGCCGGCAGCGGAAGTGCTGCTGGTCTCGGCCCAGACCAAGGCGGCGCTCGCCGACCTCGCCCAGGATTACGCGACCCGCCTCGACGGCGCGGATGCGGCCGAGATCGCCCGCGTCGCGGCGGCGGCGGCGCATCGCCGCGAGCGCCTGCCGGTCCGCGCCGCGATCCCGCTGCGCGACCTCGATGCGGAAGCCGTGACCGAGGCCCTGCGGGCCATCGCCGAGGGTGAGGAGAGCCCTGCGGCGGTCGTCGCAACCGCGGTCGAGCGTGCCGGCGGCGTCGCCTTCGTGTATTCGGGCAACGGCAGCCAGTGGGCTGGGATGGGCCGGGATGCCTATGCCCTCAACCCGGTCTTCCGCGCCCGCTTCGACGAGGCCGATGCGCTGTTCAAGCCGCTCGCCGGCTGGTCGCTGAAGGACGCGCTCTTCGCCGACGACCTGGAGAAGCGTCTCGCGCTGACCAGCGTGTCGCAGCCGCTGATCTTCGCGATCGAGGCCGCCTCCACCGCGGCGCTCAAGGCCGTCGGCCTGACGCCGACCGCGATCGTCGGCCACTCGGTCGGCGAGATCGGCGCGGCGGAGGCCGCCGGCATCCTGACGCTCGAACAGGCGGTGAAGGTCATCTTCTACCGCTCGAAGCACCAGGAGGCGACCCGCGGGCTCGGCACCATGGCGGTGCTGCTCGCCCCCGTCGAGGAGGTGCAGACCTTCCTCGCCGATTACCCCGAACTGGATATCGCCGCCTATAACAGCCCGAAGGCCGTGACGGTGGCGGGTCCCGTGGCGGCGATCGACGCCGCCATGAAGGCGCTGGCGCGCAAGCGCCGCCGCGGCCGCAAGCTCGACCTCGACTACGCCTTCCACGGCCGGCTGATGGACCCGATCGAGGCGCCGCTGCGGCGCGACCTCGCCGGGCTCAAGCCCTCCGCCGGCACCGTGCCGCTCGCCTCGACGGTGACCGGCGACGTGCTCGTCGGCACCGCCTTCGACGCCGGCTACTGGTGGCGCAACATCCGCGAGCCGGTGCGGTTCAGCGCGGCGGTCCAGGCCGCGGCGCAAGCCGGTGCCCGGATCTTCGTCGAGGTCGGCCCGCGCCCGACCCTGCTGCCGCATATCGGCGACTGCCTCGAGCCGCTCGGCCTCGACGGCGCCACCGTCGGCGTGCTGCCGAAGAAGACCCTGGAGGTCGACCCGTTCCGCCGCGCGCTGGCGGCGGCGCTCGCCGCCGGTGCCGCGATCGACGAGGCGGTCGCCTTCGGCGCCGATCCGGCGGGCAGCGTGGCGCTGCCGCACTACCCCTGGCAGCGCAAGGTCTTCCGCCTGCCTGAGACCACCGAGGCGGTGAACCCGGCGAGCGCCCGGCCCTACCATCCGCTGATCGGCGCCCGCCAGGGGCCGGACGGGCTGGAATGGCTCGCCCATCTCGACGTCGCGACGGTGCCGGAACTCGACGACCACCGCATCGACGGCCAGGCGATCCTGCCCGGTGCGGGCTTCGCCGAGATGGCTTTGGCGGTCGGCCGCGAGATCGTGCGCTCGGAGAGCGTGACGCTGGCGGATCTCGAGATCCAGCAGCCGATGGTCTTCGCCGAGGAGGCGGTGCGCGAGGTGCTGTGCCGCTTCTCGCCCGGCGCCAACCTGGTGCAGATCCTGTCCCGGCCGCGCCTGAGCCAGGCGCCCTGGCAGCTCCACGCCGTCGCCAAGCTGGTCGAGGGCGAGACGCCGCTGCCGCCGCGCCTGACCGGCCGCGACATGGCCGCCCTGCCCTCCGAGACCACGGTCGACGGCGAGGCGCTCTATGCCCGCGCCAAGGCCTCCGGCCTCGGCTTCGGCCCGTCCTTCCGCCAGGTCGCCCGCTCGGCCCGGCTCGACGATGCCACCATCGTCTCCGATCTCGTGCCCGCCGAGGCCCATGCCCGCTACGGCGTGGTGCCGGCGCGCCTGGATTCCTGCTTCCACGGCCTGATCCTGCTCTTCGCCGACCTTCTCGGCGAGGCGGCGAGCCGGGCCTACGTGCCGATCCGCTTCGGCGAGATCCGGCTCGTGCGTCCCGGCGCGGCGATCGCCCGGGCGGTGATCCGCACCCGGCGCTGCAACGAGCGCAGCATCCTGGCCGACTTCACCCTGGTGGACGAGGCCGGCGAGGTGATCGCCACACTGCGCGAGGGCCGGTTCCAGGCCCTGCGGATGAAGGGCGGCAACGACCTCGACGCCTTCGCGATCCGCCAGTTCACCGAACTCGCCACCGAGCCGACGGCGATCGCGCTGGAGCCGCAGCCGGCCGTCGCGGCCCTGGTCCGTCGCCAGGCCGGTTCGGTCACCGCCACCGGCGAGGCGGCACTCGGCGCCGGTCACATGCTGCTCGAAGGCTGGGCGACCTCGCTCGCCGACCGGCTCGCCCGCGGCCTCGCGGTCGGCAGCGTCGTCGACGTCGCGGCCTCGCGCCGGCTGCCGGCGGCGCTTCGCCCCTGGCTCGTCAACCAGCTCCTGGCGCTGGAGGTCAGCGGGCTCGCCGATGCCGCGGGCGACGGGCGCTGGCGCCTGCGCGCCGACGTGACGCTGCCCGAGCCCGACGAGATCATGCGCTGGATCGCGGCGGATCATCCGGAGCTGTCGGCGGAACTCCTGCTCTGCGCCGATCTCGGCGCCGTGGTCTCGCGGGTGCTGGCCGGCTCCCTCGCCGACGCGCCGTCCCTGCCGCAGGCGGCGCTCGACGCCTTCTCGTTGCGCGGCGCCACCGTCCGGGCCTCGGCCGACACGGTGATGCGGCTCCTTGACGACAGCGTCGCGTCGCTGCCCCGCGACCGGGCGCTCCGCCTGCTCCAGGTCGGGTTCGGCCCGCTCTCGGCCCAGGTCGCGACCTTCGCCGGCCTCAACGAGGCGCGCCTGACGGTGTTCGAGGCCGACCGGCGTCTCGCCGAGCGCGCCCGCCTCGCCCTGCCCGCCGGCGTCACGATCGTCGAGGATCCGGCGGCCCTCGGCCACGCCGCCTTCGACGCGGTACTGGCGAGCGACGTGCTCCACCGCGCCTCCCGCGACCTCCTCAGTCCCCTGGCGTCGAGCCTCGCGGCCGGCGGCCTGTTCGCGGCGGTCGAGCCCGGCGCCTCGCTGTTCCGCGACATGGTGTTCGGCCTCGATGCCGGCTGGTTCGAGTCCCACGGCGACGTGCCGGTCGGCCGCCTCGACGACGTGGCGGGCTGGCAGCGCTCCTTGAGCGCCGTCGGCCTCGTCAAGGTCGCGGCGGACCGCGCCGTCACCCGCAACGGCAACGATCTCCTGCTGCTGGCGGAAGCCCCGCCCCGGCCGAAGGCCGCCGCCGGCCAGACTTTCGCCTTCGTCATCGGCTCCGAGGACGAGTTCGCGGCCGAGACCGCGTCGTCGCTCGCCACGCTGCTCGTGGCGAGCGGGGTCCACGTCTCGATCATCCTCGATTCCGAGGCCTCCTTGCGCGAGCTGGAGCGCGAGACGCCCGACACGGTGGTCTATCTCGCCGGCGCCTTCAACCGCGGCGGCGAGCCGGCCGAGCGGCTGCGCGAGCGTTGCCTCGGGCTCAAGCGCTGCGTCGAGCATCTCGGCACACGTCCGACCCGGCTCTGGGTCGTCTGCCCCGGCGCCACCCGCGACCGCGGCGGGCTCGCCTGCGGCGTCGAGGCCGGCATCTGGGCCTTCACCCGGACGCTTGCCAACGAAGTGGCCTCGCTCGACGTGCGCCGCATCGACCTGTCGACGGCGATCTCCTCGAAGCGTGCCTCGGAGCGCCTGCGCGACCTGATCCTGTCCGGCACGCCCGAGACCGAGATCGTGGTCGACGACGACGCCACCCGCGTCGTCCGCTTCTCGCAAGGTGCGCGCCCGGCCCGGCGTTCCGGCCCGGCGGCGCCGGCCGCGCGGCTCGAACGCAGCACCACCGGCGGCCTCAACGAGATGCATTGGGGCCCGGCCGAGCGCGTCGCGCCCGGTCCCGGCCAGATCGAGATCGCGGTCGAGGCCACCGGCCTCAACTTCCGCGACGTGCTCTGGGCCCTGTCGATGCTGCCCGAGGAAATCCTCGAGGACGGCTTTGCCGGCCCGCGGCTCGGCCTCGAATGCGCCGGCCGCGTCGCCGCGGTGGGTGCGGGCGTGACCGCCTTCAAGCCCGGCGACCGGGTGGTGGCCTTCGCCCAGTCGGGCTTCTCGACCCACATCGTGGTGCCCGAGATGGTCGTGGCGGCAGCACCCCAGGGGCTGTCCTCCGAGGCCGCCGCCACCACGCCGGTGGCCTTCCTCACCGCCTTCTACGGCCTCGTGACGCTCGCCCGCCTCAAGGCCGGCGAGTGGGTGCTGGTCCATGGCGGCGCCGGCGGCGTCGGCCTCGCGGCGCTCCAGATCGCCCGGATGCGCGGCGCCCGGGTCATCGCCACCGCGGGCTCGAACGAGAAGCGTGCGCTCGTCAAGGCGCTCGGCGCCGAGCATGTGCTCGATTCCCGCTCGCTCGCCTTCGTCGACGACATCCGCCGCATCACCGGCGACGGTGTCGACGTGGTGCTCAACAGCCTGTTCGGCGAGGCGATGGAGCGCAGCCTCAATGCGTTGAAGCCCTTCGGGCGCTTCGTCGAACTGGGCAAGCGCGACTACGTCGCCAACACCCATATCGGCCTGCGGCCATTCCGTCGGAACCTGTCCTATTTCGGCGTCGACCTCGACCAGCTGCTCCAGTTCCAGCCCGATGAGGGCAAGCGGCTGTTCCGCGAGGTGATGGCTCTGTTCACCGACGGCAGCCTGAAGGCGCTGCCCTATCAGCCCTTCGCCGCAGAAGAGGTCTCGGACGCGTTCCGGCTGATGCAGCAATCGGGTCACATCGGGAAGATCGTGATCGCGCCGCCGAAGGCCGGCACGATCCTGGCCGAGACGACGAAGCCCTTCGTGGTGGCGCCCGACCGCGTCCACCTCGTCACCGGGGGCTTAGGAGGCTTCGGCATCGAGGCGGCGCGCTGGCTCGCCGAGCGTGGTGCGCGCCACATCGCCCTCGTCGGCCGCAAGGCGCCGACCGGCGAACCGGCGCTCTCGACCATCGCCGAGCTCAAGGCCCGCGGCGTCGCCGTCCAGGTGGAATCCTGCGACATCACCGACCGCGCCTCGGTCCAGCGCCTGCTGGAGCGGGTGGAAGCCAAGGGCGTGAAGCTTGCCGGCATCATCCACGGCGCGATGGTGCTGCAGGACGGCCTGATCGCGAACCTCGATCCGGCGGCGCTGGAGGCGGTGATCGCCCCCAAGGTGATCGGCGCCGGCCATCTCGACGCGCTGACCCGCGACCGGGCGCTCGACTACTTCGTGCTGTTCTCCTCGGCCACGACCTTCATCGGCAATCCGGGCCAGGGCTCCTACGTCGCCGCCAACGGCTTCATGGAGGGTCTGGCCCGCCAGCGCCGCCGCCTCGGCCTACCGGCCCTGGCGGTGGCCTGGGGCGCCATCGGCGATGTCGGGGTGCTCGCCCGCAACAAGGCGGTGATGGAGACCCTCGCCGGCCGCGTCGGGGTGACCCCGGTCGATGCCCGCAAGTCCCTCGACCTGATGGCCGAGGCGCTGGGCGTGCAGGGCACGGCGCCCGACGACGCGGTGATCGCCATCGCGGCGATGCACTGGGGCAAGGCCCGCGAGCGCCTCGCCACCCTGCGCTCGCCCAGCTACGCCAGCCTCGGCTCGGAGCAGCAGGCGGAGGCCGGCGGCCAGGTCGCGATCAGCATCGCCGGCTTGCTCCGCGCCCACGACCTCGACGACGTCCGCAAGACCGTGGCGGATGCCATCGTGGAGGACATCGCCCGCATCCTGCGCCTGCCGAAGGACGACATCAGCCGCGTGCGCCAGCTCTCGGAGATCGGCCTCGACTCGCTGATGGGCGTCGAGCTCGGCGCGAGTCTGCAGGAGCGCTTCGGCCTCGACGCGCCGCCCTCCGGTGTGTCGAGCGGCCAGACCGTGACCGAACTCGCCGACACCCTGATCCAGTCGGTGGCGGCCCCGGTCGACGAGAGCGCGGCGGCGGTGGTCAGCCTGTCGCAGCGCCACGGCGGGGTCGAGTCGGCCGATGCCGAGGCGCTGCAATCCCTCCAGGCGCTGGTCGAGAAGAACAGCCAGGACATCAAGGTCATCACCCAATGAGCAGCGGATCCTCCCACGGCGCGGGCGGGCGCGAGGCCCTGGCGGGCTTCGTCGCCGCCCGCCTCGGCAAGGCTCCCTCCCGCCCCGCCCCGGTCCGGCCGGCGCCCAAGCCGGCTCTGGCCCAGGCCCAGAGCTTCGACAGCCTGCCGGCCTACAAGGAGCTGAAGCTCCAGCGCTCGGCAGCCGACCTGATCGGCCTCGGCAACCCGTTCTTCCGCGTCCACGACGCCAAGGCCGGCGCGACGACGCGGATCGAGGGGCGGACCTTCACCAATTTCTCGTCCTACGACTACCT
This sequence is a window from Methylobacterium sp. SyP6R. Protein-coding genes within it:
- a CDS encoding glycosyltransferase family 2 protein, whose product is MVARDFSRLKLEFGAEGLSLDVADLGIGGRWVSIAFKDENHGAFSRVELTAVVDGPEGPEATSLSERAFGHGRFTWLGRLPAGTTALTLTPMLGEAALSIAEFTVTVRSRLALVGRAALRRPVLTGQALFWRAVGKRVRSQHRLARALVPPGLTGYDTWVRHFDTLSEADRVRIAAEVAQWRDVPLISVVMPVYNPGPKVLEEALRSVRAQLYPHWELCIADDASTDPAVPRLLARAAAEDPRIRVERRPENGHIAAATNTALGLARGAYVAFMDHDDVLPAHALYEVAKAIRREPDLDLIYSDEDKIDAEGRRFEPHFKGDWNPELLYGQNYLNHLTVVRRSLVEAVGALRPGFEGSQDHDLLLRLSDRLDPARVRHLPVILYHWRTAIGSGTFSDAFLARAEAARLRALEELVARRGWPHRVERGPLGFNRLVRALPDPAPRVSVVIPTKDRAELLRVVLDGLLTKTDYPDIEVVVVDNGSTEPSATALLRKAATDGRVRVLARPGPFNFSGLSNDGAAVASGPLLLFLNNDIEVREPGWMTEMASIAVEAGVGAVGAKLSYPDGTLQHGGVVLGVGGVAGHSHPDIGPDDPGYFGRMVIAQEVSAVTGACLMMRREVFEAVGRFDAERLAVAFNDIDLCLRVRKAGYRVIWTPHAALTHHESKSRGKEDTPEKRARFEAEVATMTERWGPELRNDPYYNPNLARAKALFRLW
- a CDS encoding UDP-glucose dehydrogenase family protein, whose product is MRVAMVGAGYVGLVSGACFADFGHTVVCVDTAPEKITALKDGRIPIYEPGLDALVAENVRQERLTFTTNLAEAVAGADAVFIAVGTPSRRGDGFADLSYVYQAARDIAGAVTGPTVVVTKSTVPVGTGDEVERIVREARPDIAIAVASNPEFLREGAAISDFKRPDRIVIGADDPNAAAVVSELYRPLYLNHAPILVTSRRTAELTKYAANAFLATKITFINEIADLCEQVGADVQEVARGIGLDNRIGRKFLHAGPGYGGSCFPKDTLALVKTAQDAGSPVRLVETVVAVNDSRKRAMARKVVAACGGSVRGKRIAVLGLTFKPNTDDMREAPSLSIITGLQDAGARIVAYDPEGVEQSRPLLAEVEYAADPYACAAGAHALVIVTEWDAFRALDLKRLHGAMAEPVLVDLRNVYRPEDARRHGFTYASVGRP
- a CDS encoding Lrp/AsnC ligand binding domain-containing protein, with the protein product MQTFFVEIKCRLGKTYTVASALADREIASEIYSTAGHYDVLAKFHVDDGVDIGHFVAEHVQTIADIQDTRTIITFKAF
- a CDS encoding type I polyketide synthase codes for the protein MTQRPDIAIIGRACRLPGASGVDSLWQMLIEGRCAVSRIPEDRWSLERMGHPRAQERGKSYTWAAGVIDDPWSFDPSVFGISPREAEQMDPQQRLLLELTWEALESAGLRPSAVAGSPIGVFVGASSLDYGNLRVLDTASGDAYAATGNTLSILSNRISYIFDLKGPSFTLDTACSSSLVALDAAVAAIASGRIDTAVVAGVNLLVSPFNFVSFSNASMLSRTGLCQAFSASADGYVRAEGGVVLVLQSAAAAARNGSTVRGVIAASKVNSDGRTTGISLPSGYAQGALLEEIYREAGVALDAITFMEAHGTGTPVGDPIEAGAIGGKLGRGRATPLPIGSIKTNIGHTEPVSGLAGLLKASLALEHDLLPPSLHSAELNPAIPFDELNLAVNRTLLPLPRTGQARFAGVNSFGFGGTNAHVILTDPAPVAVAAASAQPAAEVLLVSAQTKAALADLAQDYATRLDGADAAEIARVAAAAAHRRERLPVRAAIPLRDLDAEAVTEALRAIAEGEESPAAVVATAVERAGGVAFVYSGNGSQWAGMGRDAYALNPVFRARFDEADALFKPLAGWSLKDALFADDLEKRLALTSVSQPLIFAIEAASTAALKAVGLTPTAIVGHSVGEIGAAEAAGILTLEQAVKVIFYRSKHQEATRGLGTMAVLLAPVEEVQTFLADYPELDIAAYNSPKAVTVAGPVAAIDAAMKALARKRRRGRKLDLDYAFHGRLMDPIEAPLRRDLAGLKPSAGTVPLASTVTGDVLVGTAFDAGYWWRNIREPVRFSAAVQAAAQAGARIFVEVGPRPTLLPHIGDCLEPLGLDGATVGVLPKKTLEVDPFRRALAAALAAGAAIDEAVAFGADPAGSVALPHYPWQRKVFRLPETTEAVNPASARPYHPLIGARQGPDGLEWLAHLDVATVPELDDHRIDGQAILPGAGFAEMALAVGREIVRSESVTLADLEIQQPMVFAEEAVREVLCRFSPGANLVQILSRPRLSQAPWQLHAVAKLVEGETPLPPRLTGRDMAALPSETTVDGEALYARAKASGLGFGPSFRQVARSARLDDATIVSDLVPAEAHARYGVVPARLDSCFHGLILLFADLLGEAASRAYVPIRFGEIRLVRPGAAIARAVIRTRRCNERSILADFTLVDEAGEVIATLREGRFQALRMKGGNDLDAFAIRQFTELATEPTAIALEPQPAVAALVRRQAGSVTATGEAALGAGHMLLEGWATSLADRLARGLAVGSVVDVAASRRLPAALRPWLVNQLLALEVSGLADAAGDGRWRLRADVTLPEPDEIMRWIAADHPELSAELLLCADLGAVVSRVLAGSLADAPSLPQAALDAFSLRGATVRASADTVMRLLDDSVASLPRDRALRLLQVGFGPLSAQVATFAGLNEARLTVFEADRRLAERARLALPAGVTIVEDPAALGHAAFDAVLASDVLHRASRDLLSPLASSLAAGGLFAAVEPGASLFRDMVFGLDAGWFESHGDVPVGRLDDVAGWQRSLSAVGLVKVAADRAVTRNGNDLLLLAEAPPRPKAAAGQTFAFVIGSEDEFAAETASSLATLLVASGVHVSIILDSEASLRELERETPDTVVYLAGAFNRGGEPAERLRERCLGLKRCVEHLGTRPTRLWVVCPGATRDRGGLACGVEAGIWAFTRTLANEVASLDVRRIDLSTAISSKRASERLRDLILSGTPETEIVVDDDATRVVRFSQGARPARRSGPAAPAARLERSTTGGLNEMHWGPAERVAPGPGQIEIAVEATGLNFRDVLWALSMLPEEILEDGFAGPRLGLECAGRVAAVGAGVTAFKPGDRVVAFAQSGFSTHIVVPEMVVAAAPQGLSSEAAATTPVAFLTAFYGLVTLARLKAGEWVLVHGGAGGVGLAALQIARMRGARVIATAGSNEKRALVKALGAEHVLDSRSLAFVDDIRRITGDGVDVVLNSLFGEAMERSLNALKPFGRFVELGKRDYVANTHIGLRPFRRNLSYFGVDLDQLLQFQPDEGKRLFREVMALFTDGSLKALPYQPFAAEEVSDAFRLMQQSGHIGKIVIAPPKAGTILAETTKPFVVAPDRVHLVTGGLGGFGIEAARWLAERGARHIALVGRKAPTGEPALSTIAELKARGVAVQVESCDITDRASVQRLLERVEAKGVKLAGIIHGAMVLQDGLIANLDPAALEAVIAPKVIGAGHLDALTRDRALDYFVLFSSATTFIGNPGQGSYVAANGFMEGLARQRRRLGLPALAVAWGAIGDVGVLARNKAVMETLAGRVGVTPVDARKSLDLMAEALGVQGTAPDDAVIAIAAMHWGKARERLATLRSPSYASLGSEQQAEAGGQVAISIAGLLRAHDLDDVRKTVADAIVEDIARILRLPKDDISRVRQLSEIGLDSLMGVELGASLQERFGLDAPPSGVSSGQTVTELADTLIQSVAAPVDESAAAVVSLSQRHGGVESADAEALQSLQALVEKNSQDIKVITQ